DNA sequence from the Deltaproteobacteria bacterium genome:
TGTATTGAGGAAGCGTTTTATCCGGGCATCGAACTCCAGGACGTCCTCAGATTTAAAACCGTTCTCCAGGCTGAGCATGGGCACGGGATGTTCAACCGGGGCGAATTTTTCCACCGGCTCGGCCCCGATGCGCTGAGTCGGAGAATCAGGGACGATCAGGTCTGGATGGGCTGCTTCCAGTTCTTTAAGTTCATAAAAGAGGCGGTCGTACTCGGCGTCTGTGATCTCGGGGGCGTCTTCCTGAAAGTACAGCCGGTTGTGCCGATTAATCTCCAGGCGC
Encoded proteins:
- a CDS encoding NAD-dependent DNA ligase LigA gives rise to the protein MQSKAAAKRRIGILRLEINRHNRLYFQEDAPEITDAEYDRLFYELKELEAAHPDLIVPDSPTQRIGAEPVEKFAPVEHPVPMLSLENGFKSEDVLEFDARIKRFLNT